In Bacteroidota bacterium, one genomic interval encodes:
- a CDS encoding T9SS type A sorting domain-containing protein — protein sequence MRGILTLLVIISITSSTGYSQSTFFYKNQIGYHTYTHTFIELNDSGYICAGRNEDKLFGGNYESFIFRLDKFGNQIWFKMFHDWKGILNIEKLNDTLIIVATSFKLNIGTVNFAIINLNGDSVDSRYIFTNGVYADSRFIKRSKDQGFVLTNASNFDYAFQKVDSNFNNVWHDYMQMGFAGIMYEDIDNGYFACGWSGGTYDAWQVQRRDSMGNILWNRTYGDLWWNTQGDLYPTGVVCPDSNYLIACDRGDYDFMKLDRNTGDTLWTKDIFFGTTYEFILPYDSNVFLIRGHGLSNLHYFINQDADTLFSFHTEVSEIFDIKKTKDNGFAYLGFLFKNSIWYACLVKCDSLGNTIFTSQIELTLQDEDSAFPNPASDYVRFAIPNDLLNRKATITIYDVYGNLFLQKTIAPQEQIDVSLFANGLYTAVISNGDKQRHTRFVVVR from the coding sequence ATGAGAGGAATATTAACTTTGTTGGTTATTATATCAATAACAAGCTCAACTGGTTATTCGCAGTCAACTTTTTTTTATAAAAATCAAATTGGGTATCATACCTATACACACACATTTATAGAGCTAAACGATTCGGGATATATTTGTGCGGGTCGTAATGAAGATAAATTATTTGGAGGGAATTATGAATCATTTATATTTCGTCTTGATAAATTTGGAAATCAAATTTGGTTTAAAATGTTTCATGATTGGAAGGGAATATTAAATATTGAAAAGTTAAATGACACTTTGATAATTGTAGCTACTTCTTTTAAACTTAATATAGGTACTGTCAATTTTGCAATTATTAATTTGAATGGAGATAGTGTAGATAGTAGATATATTTTTACAAATGGCGTTTATGCAGATTCTCGTTTTATTAAGCGAAGCAAAGACCAAGGTTTTGTATTAACCAATGCCAGCAATTTTGATTATGCATTTCAAAAGGTAGATAGTAACTTCAATAATGTCTGGCATGATTATATGCAAATGGGTTTTGCAGGAATTATGTATGAGGATATTGATAATGGTTACTTTGCCTGTGGATGGAGCGGGGGCACTTACGACGCCTGGCAGGTACAAAGAAGAGATAGCATGGGTAATATACTTTGGAATCGAACTTATGGCGATTTGTGGTGGAATACGCAAGGTGACCTTTATCCAACCGGTGTGGTTTGCCCTGATAGTAACTACTTAATAGCATGCGACCGCGGTGATTACGATTTTATGAAATTAGATAGAAATACTGGAGATACACTATGGACTAAAGATATTTTTTTTGGTACTACCTATGAATTTATACTACCTTACGATTCCAATGTATTTCTTATCCGTGGACATGGATTAAGTAATTTGCATTATTTTATAAATCAAGATGCTGATACCTTATTTAGCTTTCATACTGAAGTAAGTGAAATATTCGATATTAAAAAGACAAAGGACAATGGATTTGCCTATTTAGGATTTCTTTTTAAGAACTCTATTTGGTATGCTTGTTTAGTCAAATGCGACTCCCTGGGCAACACCATCTTCACCAGCCAAATAGAGTTAACGCTGCAAGATGAAGATAGCGCCTTTCCAAATCCGGCAAGTGATTATGTTAGGTTTGCAATTCCAAATGATTTGCTCAACCGGAAAGCAACCATAACCATATACGATGTATATGGCAATTTGTTTTTGCAAAAAACAATTGCACCACAAGAACAAATAGATGTGAGCTTATTTGCAAATGGCCTCTACACTGCTGTAATAAGCAATGGTGATAAACAAAGGCATACGAGGTTTGTGGTGGTGCGGTAA
- a CDS encoding class I SAM-dependent methyltransferase codes for MENKETLKQEVHDFWNEASCGTFAAHSEKYTKAYYEEIEAYRYSKEPEIREFAQFDKWKGKKVLEVGLGAGTDFLQWCRNGALAYGIDLTEEGIAHVQHRLHLYNLSAVEFKVADAESIPYPDNSFDLVYSWGVIHHSPDTEKAYSELVRVCKPGGEIRFMVYHYDSVLTRFFWLKHALLKLKPWKSKAWVLWNHMESIGTKAYTHKSIAAMMKPYKAEVLSITSPFTWYDTMQRHHPLLKIADAITPLFYNKEKNGWFLKMICRKTID; via the coding sequence ATGGAAAATAAGGAAACATTAAAGCAGGAAGTTCACGACTTTTGGAACGAGGCATCGTGTGGAACTTTTGCTGCGCATAGTGAAAAGTATACAAAGGCGTATTACGAAGAAATAGAAGCCTACCGTTACAGTAAAGAACCTGAGATAAGGGAGTTTGCACAATTTGATAAGTGGAAGGGCAAAAAAGTACTCGAAGTTGGCTTGGGTGCCGGTACCGACTTTTTGCAATGGTGTCGCAATGGAGCACTGGCTTATGGTATTGACTTAACCGAAGAGGGTATTGCACATGTACAACATCGCCTTCATTTATATAATTTAAGTGCGGTTGAGTTTAAAGTAGCCGATGCCGAAAGCATTCCTTATCCTGACAATTCGTTTGACCTTGTTTACAGTTGGGGAGTAATTCATCATTCGCCCGATACCGAAAAGGCATATAGCGAGCTTGTGCGGGTGTGCAAGCCAGGTGGTGAAATCCGTTTTATGGTTTATCATTACGATTCAGTGCTTACGCGCTTCTTCTGGCTTAAGCATGCACTGTTAAAACTAAAACCTTGGAAATCGAAAGCATGGGTATTATGGAACCATATGGAAAGTATTGGTACGAAGGCTTACACACATAAGAGCATTGCTGCTATGATGAAACCTTATAAGGCAGAAGTATTAAGTATCACATCTCCATTTACATGGTACGATACCATGCAAAGGCATCACCCCCTGCTTAAAATTGCTGATGCAATAACACCTTTGTTTTATAACAAAGAAAAAAATGGCTGGTTTTTAAAAATGATTTGTCGGAAAACAATCGATTGA
- the bshC gene encoding bacillithiol biosynthesis cysteine-adding enzyme BshC yields the protein MKLNAAIDITSLPIIPALTRDYLAGKKTLQPLYSSEPTMASITKLIDAKKNFPFRETLVTALTRQYAHVDQYECKQTLDNIKLLATSSAFTITCGHQLNILTGPLYFIYKICSTISTCHMLKLAYPDYDFIPVYWMASEDHDIAEINHLHIKDKAYAWNTAWTGAAGLASIEGISKIIDEIKIDFPEIGKNETWNSVITEAYSNTINLSQATHKLVHALFGKYGLVIVDGMDAALKRNFIPVFKKEISTNFSHHAVIKTNNALSDYALQVTPRELNLFYLGQNSRERIISEGGNFKLLNSNKQFTNNELLDELEKNPERFSPNVVLRPLYQEYVLPNLAYIGGPGEVAYWLQLKAVFDETQTPFPMLLLRDSFLLLNQKLLQTVSNEAIEMADLMQHADVAINKWVDKHQEQNANMEEERKSISKIFEEIKIKAVGLDKTLEQSVNGELQKTLKSIDAIEDKMRRALKRQHETSISKIRKMHETIFPANTLQERHENFSWHYAMNSESFIDALIKACNPFEMKLKIMEY from the coding sequence TTGAAACTAAACGCTGCTATTGATATAACATCCTTGCCCATTATTCCGGCTTTAACACGAGATTATCTCGCAGGCAAAAAAACGTTGCAACCTTTATACAGTAGCGAACCTACCATGGCATCAATAACCAAACTTATTGATGCTAAAAAAAACTTTCCATTTAGAGAAACCTTGGTTACCGCACTTACCAGGCAGTATGCACACGTAGATCAATATGAATGCAAACAAACCTTGGATAATATTAAGCTGCTTGCAACATCATCTGCCTTTACAATTACCTGCGGACATCAACTGAATATATTAACCGGTCCGTTATATTTTATTTATAAAATATGTAGTACCATAAGCACTTGCCACATGTTGAAGCTTGCATATCCTGACTATGATTTTATCCCCGTGTACTGGATGGCAAGCGAAGATCATGATATTGCAGAAATAAACCACTTGCATATAAAAGACAAAGCATATGCTTGGAACACAGCATGGACAGGAGCTGCAGGCCTTGCAAGTATAGAAGGCATTAGTAAAATAATTGATGAAATAAAAATCGACTTTCCCGAGATTGGAAAGAATGAAACCTGGAATAGCGTTATAACCGAGGCTTATTCCAATACAATAAATCTATCTCAAGCCACTCATAAATTGGTGCATGCATTATTTGGAAAATATGGTTTGGTGATTGTTGATGGAATGGATGCGGCACTTAAAAGAAATTTTATTCCGGTTTTTAAAAAAGAAATTAGCACTAATTTTTCGCACCATGCAGTAATAAAAACGAATAATGCATTAAGCGACTACGCACTGCAAGTTACTCCACGCGAATTAAATTTGTTTTACCTCGGTCAAAATTCACGAGAGCGAATAATATCAGAAGGCGGAAATTTTAAATTACTAAATTCGAACAAACAATTTACCAATAATGAATTGCTTGACGAGCTAGAAAAAAACCCTGAAAGATTTAGTCCCAATGTGGTCTTGCGACCTTTGTACCAGGAATATGTTTTGCCCAACCTGGCTTATATAGGTGGTCCGGGCGAAGTTGCTTATTGGCTACAATTAAAAGCAGTGTTTGATGAAACCCAAACTCCCTTCCCCATGCTATTACTGCGCGATAGCTTCCTATTGCTAAATCAAAAATTATTGCAAACAGTAAGTAACGAAGCTATTGAAATGGCTGACTTGATGCAACATGCCGATGTGGCCATTAATAAATGGGTTGATAAACATCAGGAACAAAATGCGAACATGGAAGAAGAGCGCAAAAGCATATCTAAAATTTTTGAAGAAATTAAAATAAAGGCCGTTGGTTTAGACAAAACACTAGAGCAATCAGTAAATGGAGAATTGCAAAAGACACTTAAATCGATTGATGCGATTGAAGATAAAATGCGAAGAGCATTAAAACGACAACATGAAACAAGCATCAGTAAAATTCGAAAAATGCATGAAACCATTTTTCCTGCGAATACCTTGCAGGAGCGGCACGAAAATTTTTCATGGCATTATGCCATGAACAGTGAGTCTTTTATTGATGCATTGATAAAGGCTTGCAATCCATTTGAAATGAAGTTGAAAATAATGGAGTACTAA
- a CDS encoding glycoside hydrolase family 16 protein: protein MIRKFLFLFSFCIYAPWASGQYMFRLNDKDITCLNYIGGDEFNTNRLDTSAWIDRLPYSRVTVRERSFYASENVIVGNGVLTLITKPEKRKYVLESYLYDTVLFTKNKNFPNQYGEITTDYTAGMIWSRKPYAHGYFECKIKLEFKRGMWPAFWLYGKEGNEIDFVEYKGERNKQMHIDVHCPTGCRNYIQGALGYRKRFGHWVDVNGSIADQYHLVSGWWNKDGVRFYLNGNLLGIYRGSILAPQDIIVGLGLASDDGPFNPGPDASTIFPCKLEVDYIRAWSVDSVLPSTAFEKLDFSSLPRVNYNLVPKGKIKFKRKVKGEIYEDVFISILPLGIGKWIVNTNGLTKGDSVILQFISGNKVIKQLQLSANGDNIIELASKEGVEVKVIYKGNNYVKKF, encoded by the coding sequence ATGATTCGAAAATTCCTTTTTTTGTTTTCGTTTTGCATTTATGCTCCTTGGGCAAGCGGACAATATATGTTCAGGTTAAATGACAAGGACATCACTTGCCTTAATTATATTGGCGGAGATGAATTCAATACGAATAGACTTGATACCTCGGCATGGATAGACCGCCTACCATATTCCCGTGTTACGGTGCGAGAGCGAAGTTTTTACGCTTCTGAAAATGTTATCGTAGGCAATGGTGTGCTAACTTTAATTACTAAACCTGAAAAAAGAAAATATGTGCTTGAGTCTTATTTATACGACACGGTCTTATTTACTAAGAATAAAAATTTTCCGAATCAGTATGGTGAAATAACTACAGATTATACGGCAGGTATGATATGGTCACGAAAGCCCTATGCACATGGATACTTTGAGTGCAAAATAAAATTGGAGTTCAAGCGCGGCATGTGGCCAGCATTTTGGCTCTATGGAAAAGAAGGAAATGAAATTGATTTTGTAGAATACAAAGGCGAACGCAACAAGCAAATGCACATAGATGTGCATTGCCCCACTGGTTGCCGCAATTACATACAAGGCGCCCTTGGCTATAGAAAGCGATTTGGGCATTGGGTTGATGTAAATGGAAGTATTGCAGATCAATACCATCTTGTAAGCGGATGGTGGAACAAGGACGGTGTGCGTTTTTATTTAAACGGAAATTTACTTGGCATATACCGCGGATCCATATTAGCACCACAAGACATAATTGTAGGATTGGGTTTAGCCTCTGACGATGGCCCGTTTAATCCGGGACCCGATGCCTCTACGATCTTTCCTTGTAAATTGGAAGTAGATTACATACGTGCCTGGAGTGTTGATTCTGTTTTACCTTCTACTGCTTTCGAAAAGCTTGATTTTAGTTCATTGCCCAGAGTCAATTATAATCTTGTTCCCAAGGGCAAAATCAAATTCAAGCGCAAAGTAAAAGGGGAAATTTATGAGGATGTTTTTATTTCCATATTACCATTGGGCATTGGAAAGTGGATTGTGAATACCAACGGCCTTACAAAAGGCGATAGTGTTATTTTACAATTCATATCTGGAAACAAAGTGATAAAGCAATTACAACTTTCTGCCAATGGAGATAATATCATAGAACTTGCTTCTAAAGAAGGAGTAGAGGTGAAAGTAATTTACAAGGGCAATAATTATGTAAAGAAATTTTAG
- the hxpB gene encoding hexitol phosphatase HxpB: MLREKYKAIIFDMDGVLIDSEPLWRKAMIEIFNSVGLPFDDDKCIMTTGLRIDEVTQHWYDMHPWPHYSPDEVAEKIIDQLIQLIELQGKSMKGTMELLYYLQQQNYKLAIATSSSMRIVEAVITTLKLNSFFNIIHSAEHEDYGKPHPAVFISTAKKLNCTPGECLVIEDSGNGIIAAKAARMQVVAVPEPHLANHPAMLLAKGIYPSLTEVWHDFISGKL; this comes from the coding sequence ATGCTAAGAGAAAAATATAAGGCCATCATATTTGATATGGATGGAGTACTCATTGACTCCGAACCGCTTTGGCGTAAGGCAATGATTGAAATTTTCAATTCAGTGGGCCTGCCCTTTGATGATGATAAATGCATAATGACTACTGGCCTCCGTATAGATGAAGTAACTCAGCATTGGTATGATATGCATCCATGGCCACATTATTCACCCGATGAGGTAGCAGAAAAAATTATTGATCAGCTTATACAATTAATAGAATTGCAAGGCAAATCTATGAAGGGTACCATGGAGTTGTTGTATTACCTGCAGCAACAAAATTATAAACTAGCGATTGCCACAAGCAGTAGTATGCGCATTGTTGAAGCAGTAATAACTACACTGAAACTTAACTCTTTTTTCAACATCATACATAGTGCAGAACACGAGGATTATGGCAAGCCGCATCCGGCAGTATTTATTTCCACAGCCAAAAAATTAAATTGCACCCCAGGCGAATGTCTTGTGATTGAAGATTCAGGTAATGGCATTATTGCAGCAAAGGCTGCTCGCATGCAGGTGGTTGCTGTGCCCGAACCTCACCTTGCCAATCATCCGGCCATGTTGCTTGCAAAAGGTATATACCCATCGTTAACTGAAGTGTGGCATGATTTTATAAGTGGAAAATTATGA
- the guaA gene encoding glutamine-hydrolyzing GMP synthase: MHQSILIIDFGSQYTQLIARRVRELQVYCEIVPYNHIPAQWQLYSGIILSGSPSGVNQPDAPNIDTAMFRGKLPLLGVCYGAQLIAHQGGGKVAPAAIREYGRATINQRISSLLLDGLTPNSQVWMSHADTILQEPAGFEIIASTNDVACAAYHIAGEKTYGLQFHPEVVHSTEGKIIVSNFIYNICGCTGDWTPGSFIDETVLNLKQKLGSDKVILGLSGGVDSSVAAMLLSKAIGKNLFCIFVDNGLLRKGEFAQVLTTFEHYELNLIGVNAAQEFYDALKGVTDPEQKRKIIGRTFIEIFDREAHKIEDVKWLAQGTIYPDVIESVNVKGPSATIKSHHNVGGLPERMKLKIVEPLRMLFKDEVRETGKSLQMPDTLLQRHPFPGPGLGIRIIGDITQDKVKMLQEADEIFISALHKHSLYHEVWQAGVMLLPVQSVGVMGDERTYENCVALRAVTSIDGMTADWAHLPYHFLASVSNEIINKVKGINRVVYDISSKPPATIEWE; this comes from the coding sequence ATGCATCAGTCAATATTAATTATCGATTTTGGTTCACAGTACACACAATTGATAGCACGAAGAGTACGCGAACTTCAAGTGTATTGTGAGATAGTTCCTTACAACCACATTCCTGCTCAGTGGCAGTTATATAGTGGTATTATACTCTCAGGGAGTCCTTCAGGTGTTAATCAACCGGATGCCCCAAATATAGATACGGCCATGTTTCGTGGTAAGTTGCCCTTGCTAGGTGTATGTTATGGTGCTCAGTTGATTGCCCATCAGGGAGGTGGTAAGGTAGCGCCAGCCGCAATACGTGAGTATGGCAGAGCTACTATTAACCAACGTATATCCTCACTGTTATTAGATGGATTAACACCCAACTCGCAAGTATGGATGTCGCATGCCGATACCATCTTGCAAGAACCTGCAGGCTTCGAAATAATTGCATCTACCAATGATGTGGCCTGCGCGGCTTATCATATTGCAGGCGAGAAGACCTACGGTCTTCAGTTTCATCCTGAAGTTGTTCATAGCACCGAAGGCAAGATTATCGTCAGCAATTTTATTTACAACATTTGTGGATGCACAGGCGATTGGACCCCGGGTTCATTTATCGATGAAACGGTGCTAAATCTTAAGCAGAAACTTGGAAGCGATAAAGTAATTTTAGGCCTGTCCGGAGGAGTGGATAGCAGCGTTGCAGCCATGTTGCTAAGTAAGGCCATTGGTAAAAACCTCTTTTGCATTTTTGTTGACAATGGTCTGTTGCGAAAAGGTGAGTTTGCGCAGGTATTAACAACTTTTGAGCATTACGAATTAAATCTGATTGGGGTAAATGCAGCGCAGGAGTTTTACGATGCATTAAAAGGTGTTACCGACCCAGAGCAAAAACGAAAAATAATCGGACGTACGTTTATCGAAATTTTTGACCGCGAGGCGCATAAAATTGAAGATGTAAAATGGCTGGCGCAAGGCACCATCTATCCCGATGTTATCGAAAGTGTAAATGTAAAGGGACCTTCGGCCACCATAAAATCGCACCACAATGTGGGAGGCTTACCCGAGCGTATGAAACTAAAAATTGTAGAACCACTGCGCATGTTGTTTAAAGATGAAGTACGCGAAACCGGAAAGAGCCTTCAAATGCCTGATACATTGCTACAGCGACACCCATTTCCGGGACCTGGGCTGGGCATTCGTATCATAGGTGACATTACCCAAGATAAAGTAAAGATGCTTCAGGAAGCAGATGAAATATTTATAAGTGCATTGCACAAGCATAGTTTATATCATGAGGTATGGCAGGCAGGTGTTATGTTGCTGCCTGTTCAAAGTGTTGGTGTAATGGGTGATGAACGCACCTACGAAAACTGTGTGGCGCTGCGCGCTGTAACTTCAATTGATGGTATGACTGCAGACTGGGCGCATCTTCCATATCATTTTCTTGCGAGTGTTTCTAACGAGATAATCAATAAAGTAAAAGGTATTAACCGTGTAGTGTATGATATTAGCAGCAAACCACCTGCAACAATTGAGTGGGAATAA
- a CDS encoding GNAT family N-acetyltransferase: MLPLSEKYKVIEPLTEEEFDEYYILRWSILRKPWNQPVGSEIDFNESTSRHGLILNSNKKAIAVCRIEMRDIVTAQIRYMAVSEECRGQGLGRKILHYLENKARHLGARRIYLDARENAVEFYRSCGYRITKNSYLLFGEIQHYGMEKSIS, translated from the coding sequence ATGCTGCCATTATCAGAAAAATATAAAGTTATCGAGCCTCTAACCGAAGAGGAGTTTGACGAATACTATATTCTTCGTTGGAGTATTTTACGCAAACCCTGGAATCAACCTGTTGGCAGCGAAATTGATTTTAATGAGTCAACCTCACGGCATGGTCTTATTTTAAATTCAAACAAAAAGGCGATTGCAGTGTGTCGCATAGAAATGCGTGACATAGTAACTGCGCAAATTCGTTACATGGCAGTGAGCGAAGAATGCCGTGGCCAAGGCCTCGGTCGCAAAATATTACACTACTTAGAAAATAAGGCCCGACATTTGGGTGCGCGTAGAATTTATCTTGATGCACGCGAAAATGCAGTTGAGTTTTATAGAAGTTGCGGATATCGCATCACCAAAAATTCGTATTTATTATTTGGAGAAATCCAACATTATGGAATGGAAAAAAGCATTAGCTGA
- a CDS encoding acetyl-CoA carboxylase carboxyltransferase subunit alpha: MSKNLLDFEKPIGELIEQLEKAKQISDKGKVDTSQLIRELEQKINSTRKQIYQHLTPWQRVQVSRHPDRPYALSYIEAITDNNFTEYFGDRTVKDDKAMIGGFGSLSGRTVMFIGQQKGNNTKLRQFRNFGMPNPEGYRKALRLMKLAEKFNKPIVTFIDTPGAFPGLEAEERGQGEAIARNLYEMSILNVPVICIIIGEGASGGALGIGVGDRVFMLENTWYSVISPESCSSILWRNWDNKEKAAEALKLTADDMYHNKLIDGIIGEPTGGAHTNPSEMFMIIKAKILDTLAELDSISAQQRVQQRINKFCSMGVVVDGE, translated from the coding sequence ATGAGCAAGAATTTACTCGACTTTGAGAAACCTATTGGAGAGTTGATAGAACAATTGGAAAAGGCCAAGCAAATTTCGGATAAAGGGAAAGTTGATACAAGTCAATTGATACGTGAACTTGAACAGAAAATAAACAGCACCCGTAAACAGATTTACCAACACCTTACTCCGTGGCAACGCGTTCAAGTATCAAGGCATCCTGACAGACCATATGCTTTGTCATACATAGAAGCAATAACCGATAATAACTTTACTGAATACTTTGGTGACCGCACCGTTAAGGATGATAAAGCTATGATAGGCGGGTTTGGTTCACTTAGTGGAAGGACAGTCATGTTTATAGGCCAACAAAAGGGTAATAACACCAAGCTAAGGCAGTTTCGAAATTTTGGAATGCCTAATCCTGAAGGATATCGTAAAGCCTTACGTCTAATGAAATTGGCCGAGAAGTTTAATAAGCCTATTGTTACTTTTATTGATACACCTGGTGCATTTCCTGGGTTAGAGGCTGAGGAGCGCGGTCAAGGAGAAGCCATTGCACGCAACCTTTATGAAATGTCTATTTTAAATGTTCCGGTTATTTGCATAATAATAGGTGAAGGGGCTTCGGGTGGTGCATTAGGTATAGGTGTGGGCGACCGTGTATTTATGCTCGAAAATACTTGGTATTCTGTAATTTCGCCTGAGTCATGTTCTTCTATCTTATGGCGCAATTGGGATAACAAAGAAAAGGCTGCTGAGGCTCTTAAACTCACTGCTGACGATATGTATCACAACAAATTGATAGACGGTATAATTGGCGAGCCAACCGGTGGCGCTCATACGAATCCCTCTGAAATGTTTATGATTATTAAAGCTAAAATACTCGACACATTAGCTGAACTTGACAGTATTTCTGCTCAACAACGGGTTCAACAACGAATCAATAAATTTTGCTCTATGGGAGTGGTTGTGGATGGGGAATAA
- a CDS encoding Rrf2 family transcriptional regulator, whose amino-acid sequence MISKKAKYALKALEYITKNNDKGPHLISEISQKQRIPKKFLEVILLEMKRDGILQSKMGKNGGYYLLKDPKDVTIGHVIRLIDGPIALLPCVSYKFYEPCAECEDEATCGLRHVMAQVREANNKILNKVSILEVVKREGQLQKGGIILT is encoded by the coding sequence ATGATTTCGAAAAAAGCCAAATACGCGTTAAAGGCGCTTGAATATATTACCAAAAATAATGATAAAGGCCCGCACCTGATTAGCGAGATAAGCCAGAAACAACGTATTCCAAAAAAATTTCTGGAGGTGATTTTACTCGAAATGAAGCGAGATGGCATTTTGCAAAGCAAAATGGGAAAAAATGGAGGCTACTATTTACTCAAAGATCCAAAAGATGTAACCATAGGTCATGTTATCAGGTTAATAGATGGTCCAATTGCACTATTGCCTTGCGTATCTTACAAGTTTTATGAGCCATGTGCCGAATGCGAAGATGAGGCTACCTGCGGGTTACGACATGTAATGGCACAGGTGCGCGAAGCAAATAATAAGATATTAAACAAAGTTTCGATATTAGAGGTGGTAAAGCGCGAAGGTCAACTTCAAAAAGGTGGCATCATTTTAACCTAA
- a CDS encoding NAD(P)H-dependent oxidoreductase: MQIEIISSSMRLQSLSYRVALHLQQQGSKLYPSINFGLIDLRHHVFPLIDTVYKEQSQAPVSLQPVAARIFDASGFIIVTPEYNGSYAPAVKNMFDHFPKQSRKAFGIVTASEGAMGGMRAAMQLQQLIPALFGIASPQMLVVPQMTNKFDENGNLVDTTFEKSVKTFMDEYVWLATQLKKR, from the coding sequence ATGCAAATTGAAATTATTTCCTCGAGTATGCGACTGCAAAGTTTAAGTTACCGTGTAGCGCTTCATCTTCAACAACAAGGGTCAAAACTTTATCCTTCTATAAATTTTGGGCTGATAGATTTAAGACATCATGTGTTTCCATTGATTGATACTGTTTATAAGGAGCAATCGCAAGCGCCTGTGTCGTTGCAACCTGTTGCTGCCAGAATATTTGATGCATCAGGATTTATTATTGTAACTCCTGAATACAATGGGTCGTATGCTCCCGCTGTAAAAAATATGTTTGACCATTTCCCCAAGCAATCGCGCAAAGCCTTTGGTATTGTTACTGCTTCAGAAGGGGCTATGGGTGGCATGCGTGCGGCTATGCAACTTCAACAATTAATTCCGGCTTTGTTTGGAATTGCCTCGCCTCAAATGTTAGTTGTTCCGCAGATGACCAATAAGTTTGATGAAAATGGAAATTTAGTTGATACAACATTCGAAAAATCAGTAAAAACTTTTATGGATGAATATGTGTGGCTAGCCACACAGTTGAAGAAACGTTAA
- a CDS encoding RNA polymerase sigma factor, giving the protein MNTLSFTSKLEKEQKSLYNFALKLTENSDDAQDLLHDTLYKAMINEDKFMVGTNLKGWLFTIMKNIFINNYRRNKNSSVQSDNTENQYYINNYSYSETNQALSRLEFKDVHNAVQLLTDNLKIPFMMSFKGYKYEEIAAYLHIPLGTVKIRIHSARKKLKESLHSYGAAYGYNLS; this is encoded by the coding sequence ATGAACACTTTAAGTTTCACTTCTAAATTAGAAAAAGAGCAAAAATCGTTGTACAATTTCGCTTTAAAACTTACCGAAAACTCTGATGATGCACAGGATTTATTGCACGATACGCTTTACAAGGCAATGATTAACGAAGATAAATTTATGGTAGGTACCAATTTGAAGGGTTGGTTATTTACCATTATGAAAAATATTTTTATCAATAATTATCGCAGAAATAAAAATAGTAGCGTACAATCTGACAATACCGAAAATCAGTACTACATAAATAACTACTCGTATTCAGAAACCAATCAGGCATTATCAAGGTTAGAGTTTAAAGATGTGCATAATGCGGTACAACTTTTAACTGACAATCTTAAAATTCCATTTATGATGAGTTTCAAAGGATATAAGTATGAGGAGATTGCAGCGTATTTGCATATTCCACTCGGTACTGTTAAAATCAGAATACACAGTGCTCGCAAGAAACTCAAAGAAAGTTTGCATTCATATGGTGCTGCTTATGGTTATAACTTGTCTTAA